The genomic stretch GCATGCTTTCACCCTTTGGCTGGCTGCCAAAGCAAAGCTTCTTACGAGGGATAGGCTGCTTTATCTTGATATTGACAGAAATTGTGCACTATGTGGGACTGATGTGGAGACCAACAGTCACCTATTCTTTCAATGCCCTTTCAGCAAATCAGTTTGGGGCAGCATCCGTGAATGGCTGGGACTATCGAGGCTCATGAGCACTATTCCAAGTGCTTTAAAATGGTTAAAGAAAGAAGCTCGAGGATCATCGTGGCAAGCCAAGGTCAAGAGGAGTGCTCTTGCCTGCACTGTTTACTACCTTTGCAACACAAGGAATAGGAAGATTTTTGAAGACAATATGCCTTGTATTGATTCTGTCATCCGTAGGATCAAAACACAAGTATACAGGGTTATTTTTACTTTGTATCCTCATGTTTTGATTCAGTTTGAGGCCCTCTCTATGGGTCATTGATTGTTTTCCTGGGTATGCCCAGTGTACTTGCATAGTTCTTTTGATCTTTATACATTTacctttgataaaaaaaaaaaaaaaaaaaaaaaaaaaacaagaactATGAATGAAAAGACTCCCCCTTACGATAAGGCTGGATAAAGGTAACAAGAGATGCTTCATTGCATGAAATAGAAACAAGCACTATGCATGATGTAAAGTCAGAAGACatgcatacaaataaaatatttctaagaTTACACATTAAGCTGAAGTACCAAAGAGAAATACTCGAGAGCTAAATGTCTGACAAAAGCAATATCTAAGAATCAGGGGAAATGGAAGAAGGAGAGGATGGATCTGATGGATGAGGAGAAGTAGACGGCAGAGATGCGGATGAAGTAGGATGAGGAAACTGCCTGTGCATCATTTGCACTAAACTGCCCAACTGGGATGACATCTCCTGCTGCTGCTGATGCAAGCTCTGCAAATCAGCCCTGACTTCGTCCCTGAATTCTGAGAAGTTATGGTCCACTCTTGCAATATCCAATTTGAGATCTGCTAGCCCCTGAATGACTGTCTCATATTGAGAATCCACTGATGGTCCTTCAgatgtttttctcttctttttctcattattcTCTGCCTTCTCATATCTTACCCAGTCTTCTTTCACCCTGTGATATCCAATTCTAATAGCTGTGTTTCCGGTGATGTGTTGAAATGGAGATAagtaggtttttctctcattgtCCAAATTGCCTACATCTTTATCCAACAATTCACTAATAGCCATACCATAGGGCAAAGTTCTATTTTTTCCCGAAAATGATTCTATCATCAAGTGGATCATTAACAGACACAAATTTGGCCTTCTCTTTGCCTTAATGCATTGTAACAGCCATAAATCCATTCTAGTGACAAATGAAAAACTGCCATTTCTAGGATATATCATCTGGCAACAAATAAGATGTAAGAGCCTAGTGTTCAAATCCATCAGGTTTGTGTCAGTGATTCTATTAGTGAGGGTGTCATCTCCAGTGACTTCTTGACTAGCCTTGACATAATCCTGGGTCCAAGAAGCATAATCTTCACCATCCAAAGGAATTCCAAACTTGTTATGGATCACAAGAGTagtaatttcaaatttcatatccCCTATATTTGTCTTGAATTTGTCATGTGATTGACGTTTATGATACGAATTGCTGGCATTTGAATAAAAAGCCCTAACTAGATCCTCATAGATACTTCTATGGATAATCAAAAAATTCCACCAACCAAATTCCTTAAGGGTTTCAATATATGGAAAACCAGTTGATTGCAAAAACCCTATATCCAAATATCGTCCTGCCATAATTTCCCTGGattcaaaattaattgaatacCTTTCTTGTTGACTTGCTGAAATGAAAGGACGGATTTGAGGCATAAATGGAGGCGGTGGATGGCTCGAGGATGCAGTTTCCTTGCCTTTCCGTTTGTCCTTGCCCGGATTCTTTGTTCTGGCCATGACAAATGAAATAGATGCACGTGTCGTCAGATTGTCGGAGACAAACGTACGAAGGAACACCGATGAGATGAAGGATGAAGGGAGAAATGGCCGAGAATGGAGAGAAATCACACAAGGGCGGGCAGAGTTCGATCAAGGGAGCCAGATAGAGGAAAAATCGGCcggatttaaaagaaaaactaggGTTTCGAATGCGAATGGTCGCCTAACCCTTAAATAGATCGACCCATTTGGTCGACCAATATCGAGTGCTTTGTCGACCAACAGCATTAAAAACGCACACATGGTCGACCGATGCTATGATTCTGTCGACCAACAGAATACAAAATATAGACTTGGTCTACCGATGCTAGTATTCTGTCGACCAACAGAATACAAAATAtagacttggtcgaccgatgctAGGATTCTGTCGACCAACAGAATAGAAAATATAGACTTAGTCGACCGGTGCTAGGCTCTTTGTCGACCAACAGAATACAAAATAtagacttggtcgaccgatgctAGGATCTTTGTCGACCAACAGAATACAAAATAtagacttggtcgaccgatgctAGTATTCTATCGACCAAcagaatacaaaatataaacttgGTCGACCGGTGCTGTCTTTGTCGACCAACAGAATAAAAAACGCACGTTTGGTCGACCGATGCTAGGATTCTGTCAACCAACACAAGAAAAAATAtagacttggtcgaccgatgctAAAATATTTGTCGaccaacagaaaagaaaacatatgcttggtcgaccgatagatGACATTTAGTCGACTAACTTATAAGTTTTGTCGACACATAGAGATGGTTTTATCATATAAAATCTCAAACAATGAACACTTTGTCGacaaattatcttattttgacGACAAATTATGATAATTGGCCGTGGAACCatttaaatacatataacatttaaaaaaatgatttttggaaGAGTATACAAACTTAGAGACCATCAGTCATGACATAAGTAATCATAATTAACTTCtaaagaattcaaaattttatttatgaaggggctccgatttttcgttGGTCGATCCGATAGTGTTTTGATGCATAATGACACATACGACGTTATTACAAACTAAAACGGCTTATCTGCtgttatggtcatatcttccTTGTCTCCGATTATTTGTTGccccaaaaaatattaatttggttATAATAACATCTTTAATGGAGTTTGGATGCTTAGTTGTGATCATGATCTCGACAAAACTCATTTCGGCCTCTTACGACATAAGCGGCGTTATGGTGAAACTAAAACGACTTATGTACCGTTATTGTCATATCTAGCCTTCAACTCGATTCCATCACCTGAAAACatctaaatttttcttaattggAATAAATGTACTGATTTTTCCAGTGTAGAACCGATCCGATAGTGTTTTGATGCATAATGACACATACGGCGTTATTACAAACTAAAATGGCTTATCTGCtgttatggtcatatcttccTTGTCTCCGCTTATTCGTTGccccaaaaaatattaatttggttATAATAACATCTTTAATGGAGTTTGGATGCTTAGTTGTGATCATGATCTCGACAACACTCATTTCGGCCTCTTACGACATAAGCGGCGTTATGGTGAAACTAAAACGACTTATGTACCGTTATTGTCATATCTAGCCTTCAACTCGATTCCATCACCTGAAAACATCTAAATTTTGCTTAATTAGAATAAATGTACTGATTTTTCCAGTGTAGAACCGATCCGATAGTGTTTTGATGCATAATGACACATACGGCGTTATTACAAACTAAAACGGCTTATCTGCTATTATGGTCATATCTTCCTTGTCTCCGCTTATTCGTTGccccaaaaaatattaatttggttATAATAACATCTTTAATGGAGTTTGGATGCTTAGTTGTGATCATGATCTCGACAACACTCATTTCGGCCTCTTACGACATAAGCGGCGTTATGGTGAAACTAAAACGACTTATGTACCGTTATTGTCATATTTAGCCTTCAACTTGATTCCATCACCTGAAAACATCTACATTTTGCTTAATTGGAATAAATGTACTGATTTTTCCAGTGTAGAACCGATCCGATAGTGTTTTGATGCATAATGACACATACGGCGTTATTACAAACTAAAACGGCTTATCTGCTGTTATGGTCATATCTTTCTTGAGATAATGCATTTCACAAATGATATTGCATTCATTATCATTTAACCATGCATAAACATGAGTTACAAAATAACTTATAAGACAAAATAAATGATGTATATAGCTTATGTACCATACATAAACATGCATTTTCCACGTCGAGGATAGCGTCAAGAATGACTTATGTGCCATTATTGTCATATATATAGCTTACTTCTCgctttttacaaaataaatatgtaacaaAGTGCAAAAATATGTCCACAAAATTGCCCATAAAACAGCTAAGTTATGGCAAAAAAAGGCTAGCAATGTGACAAATTTTACATTAGCAATGATAGAAGCAATTTTACAAAAGAAATTCAACCATACTATCTGAGCTAAGGGTCAAAATGCCATGCAAAAATTTCAGCTGCCATTTTTACCCTCCACATCATCATATGTTTAGCCTGAACAAGACTCAGATCTAGTCCTGCTAATGAAAATTTGATGAACTTCACTGTAAAAAGCCCACAATCAGATCTGCAAAGCAATTGAGAGATATTTTTAGTCAAACAATCAACGCACACAAACCAATGTTTCGCTAAAAATACTTACCCATTGTTTTGTTCAGGAAGTGGTCTGACCCTTTTATACTTTAGCATTGATGTGTTGTAGTTCTCATTTACGTGTAGTTTCATAAGCCATGGTATGACCATCCGTACGGGCTTCATGTAATTGCTAAGCTGGGCATCATGTACACTACTCGGTAAGCTATCCAAGATGTTGATTTGTCGCTCTTGCAGGTCGACCTCGATTGCAAACCAATGTGATCTCGGGATACAATATGGAAGATAAAGATAACGACAAATACTCCAAGGCTTTCCTAGACTAGGAATTACCCCTTTGATGTAATTAACCAACTCTTTGCCAAATTCATACTCCAAATTTTTCCTGCCAGGATTCCCCATTTCATGGTAGGCCTTCTTCACAAATTGCCAAAATCCAGAGTCCATAATGGCACAATCTTGTCGAAAGAGTTTTTCATACTTCACTGCTCGCTCTCTTATATGAAATAATGCCGAATCCACATGCTGTACGTAAAAgcacaattaataatttgaaatcaaatattaacataTAAAACTTACAAAATTCTGCTTACGTCATCAATAAGCCACCCGTTCTCATTAAgcaaatcatcaaaaaaattcCTCCGAACGTCACAGATTGCTAATGGCATATCGTCACTGTATAATAGAGACgatagaaaaatcaaaacttCAGTGAAGACCGAAGAGCACTAGGAGAAGGTTAAGAAGAGAATACATTACCTTGGTGAAGCTTTTTCCAACCACTTTGTGAGATCACTGACTTTTGCAGGATCCACTTCTCGAAACGGTTCAAACACCTTCACATTCAACAACTTCCTTCTCTTTAAGGGATTGGTGAATGGGGAACACAATGCACGTGCTCTCCTCTTTCTCCTATACCCTCTTCCTTTAGGTGATTTATCATCCATATCATCCTCAACAAAAATAGCACAACATTCTCCCACTTCACCTATAAATTGGGTAAAACAATATTCAGTCGACAATCATTTCATACATCAATAGTTGCTTTCGTATTCAATTTACAGATTACATACATTTAGTGCAGCTTTCTGCAGGCTGCTCTGGTTGATTTGGCGTCACAAAGTCAACAGGTTCTTGCTTATCCAAATTATGCTCAAAATCTGTGATCAACATACGAGGCATTCGTTAGTAAACAATTATGGCAGTTGAAGGGTTTGAGAGCTTGCCTGCGAAATGAGatcaatcaaaatttaattattttcaagacTTTGCGAAACGAAAAAATAAACCAACCCTCAAACACACGTTCTTCCTCTTGGCCCTTGTAATCTTCATGGACATTGCCTCTTTCTGACTGAAACCCATCTTTTTCAACCAACTGGAGTAACCTATCAATTTTGGTCTCCATCCGATCACATCGGCCTATTAACTGATCAAATCGATCTGTTATCACACGTAG from Diospyros lotus cultivar Yz01 chromosome 9, ASM1463336v1, whole genome shotgun sequence encodes the following:
- the LOC127809227 gene encoding uncharacterized protein LOC127809227; translation: MVPKHAFTLWLAAKAKLLTRDRLLYLDIDRNCALCGTDVETNSHLFFQCPFSKSVWGSIREWLGLSRLMSTIPSALKWLKKEARGSSWQAKVKRSALACTVYYLCNTRNRKIFEDNMPCIDSVIRRIKTQVYRVIFTLYPHVLIQFEALSMGH